One Streptomyces sp. NBC_01217 genomic region harbors:
- a CDS encoding O-methyltransferase, with protein sequence MRQLRGQERVITANRQTSWAFADAFVAEDEALRWARDRARAAGLRSVSPGTGAALRLLAATTDAKAVAEIGTGTGVSGLYLLHGMRPDGVLTTVDPEPERQQFAREAFRAAGFAANRARFIPGRALDVLPRLADGGYDLVFCDGDRLESLDCLAESLRLLRPGGLVCFEGVFADGRTVDSAAQPAEVLRLRELLRAVRESQELMATLLPVGDGLLCAVRRG encoded by the coding sequence TTGCGCCAACTACGGGGACAGGAGAGGGTCATTACCGCCAACCGGCAGACGAGCTGGGCGTTCGCCGACGCCTTTGTCGCCGAGGACGAAGCTTTGCGCTGGGCCCGGGACCGGGCCCGGGCGGCAGGGCTCCGCTCGGTGTCACCAGGCACCGGCGCCGCGCTGCGCCTGCTCGCTGCCACGACGGACGCCAAAGCGGTGGCCGAGATCGGCACCGGGACCGGGGTGTCCGGACTCTATCTGCTGCACGGAATGCGGCCGGACGGCGTACTGACCACGGTCGACCCGGAGCCCGAGCGCCAGCAGTTCGCCCGTGAGGCGTTCCGGGCCGCGGGGTTCGCCGCCAATCGGGCCCGCTTCATTCCCGGCCGCGCCCTGGACGTACTGCCGCGGCTCGCGGACGGCGGATACGACCTCGTGTTCTGCGACGGCGACCGGCTGGAGAGCCTGGACTGCCTCGCTGAATCGTTGCGCCTGCTGCGGCCGGGCGGCCTGGTCTGCTTCGAGGGCGTCTTCGCCGACGGCCGTACGGTCGACTCCGCCGCACAGCCCGCGGAGGTGCTGCGGCTGCGGGAGCTGCTGCGTGCGGTGCGGGAGAGTCAGGAGCTGATGGCGACGTTGCTGCCGGTGGGCGACGGGTTGCTGTGCGCGGTGCGCAGGGGCTGA
- the sigE gene encoding RNA polymerase sigma factor SigE: MVGAPLDTTRADRGGAAAPVDRRGVLRRFLRSAGEPKSVTDIADRSSNDSAPTATFASDADSQAWTPPSWEEIVSTHSGRVYRLAYRLTGNQHDAEDLTQEVFVRVFRSLSTYTPGTFEGWLHRITTNLFLDMVRRKQRIRFDSLGDDAAERLPSREPSPQQAFNDTHFDADVQQALDTLAPEFRAAVVLCDIEGLSYEEIAATLGVKLGTVRSRIHRGRSHLRKALQHRSPEARAEQRSLAGAILAAEGGTA, from the coding sequence ATGGTAGGGGCTCCACTGGACACCACCAGAGCCGATAGGGGAGGTGCGGCTGCGCCTGTGGATCGGAGAGGAGTGCTGCGGCGCTTCCTCAGGTCGGCGGGTGAGCCGAAATCCGTGACCGACATCGCTGACCGTTCTTCCAACGATTCCGCACCGACTGCGACCTTCGCCTCAGATGCGGACTCCCAGGCGTGGACGCCGCCCTCATGGGAAGAGATCGTCAGCACGCACAGCGGCCGTGTCTATCGCCTCGCCTACCGGCTGACGGGCAACCAGCACGATGCGGAGGACCTCACCCAGGAGGTCTTCGTGCGCGTGTTCCGGTCGCTGTCGACCTATACGCCTGGCACCTTCGAGGGCTGGCTGCACCGCATCACGACCAACCTGTTCCTGGACATGGTCCGTCGTAAGCAGCGGATCCGCTTCGACTCCCTCGGTGACGACGCCGCCGAGCGGCTGCCGAGCCGTGAGCCGTCCCCGCAGCAGGCCTTCAACGACACCCACTTCGACGCGGATGTGCAGCAGGCGCTGGACACTCTCGCGCCCGAATTCCGTGCCGCTGTCGTGCTCTGTGACATCGAGGGCCTTTCGTACGAGGAGATCGCCGCGACGCTCGGCGTGAAGCTCGGCACCGTGCGCAGCCGCATCCACCGCGGTCGCTCGCATCTGCGCAAGGCGCTGCAGCACCGTTCGCCCGAGGCTCGTGCCGAGCAGCGCTCGCTGGCGGGCGCGATCCTGGCGGCGGAGGGCGGTACGGCGTGA
- a CDS encoding enoyl-CoA hydratase/isomerase family protein, translating to MADQLADSVLYEVSDGLATITINRPAAMNAMDTAAKVALRDALKSAAADTAVRAVLLTATGRAFCVGQDLKEHVGKLDEARESGGGNALSTVQEHYNPIVRAITQMPKPVVAGVNGVAAGAGFGFALACDYRVVADTASFNTSFAGVALTADSGVSWTLPRLIGQSRAADLLLFPRSISAQDAHELGIVNKLVPAAELAAEAAAVARALASGPTVAYAALKESLAYGAAHTLSEALEKEDELQTKAGASEDHTIAVQAFLNKETPKYLGR from the coding sequence ATGGCCGACCAGTTGGCGGACAGCGTGCTCTACGAAGTGAGCGACGGACTCGCGACGATCACGATCAACCGTCCTGCCGCGATGAACGCCATGGACACCGCGGCCAAGGTGGCGCTCCGGGACGCACTGAAGTCCGCGGCGGCCGACACCGCCGTACGGGCTGTTCTGCTCACCGCGACCGGGCGCGCCTTCTGCGTCGGCCAGGATCTGAAGGAGCACGTCGGCAAGCTCGACGAGGCTCGCGAGTCGGGCGGCGGCAATGCGCTGAGCACCGTGCAGGAGCACTACAACCCGATCGTGCGGGCCATCACGCAGATGCCCAAGCCGGTGGTCGCCGGGGTGAACGGGGTCGCCGCCGGTGCCGGGTTCGGGTTCGCGCTCGCCTGCGACTACCGGGTGGTCGCCGACACCGCCTCGTTCAACACCTCCTTCGCCGGGGTCGCCCTCACCGCCGATTCGGGCGTCTCCTGGACGCTGCCCCGCCTGATCGGGCAGAGCCGCGCCGCCGACCTGCTGCTCTTCCCGCGTTCGATCTCCGCGCAGGACGCCCATGAGCTGGGCATCGTGAACAAGCTGGTGCCCGCGGCCGAGCTGGCCGCCGAGGCCGCCGCCGTGGCCCGCGCCCTGGCGTCCGGTCCCACGGTGGCGTACGCCGCGCTCAAGGAGTCCCTGGCCTACGGCGCCGCCCACACTCTGAGCGAGGCGCTGGAGAAGGAGGACGAGCTCCAGACGAAGGCGGGCGCGTCCGAGGACCACACGATCGCGGTGCAGGCGTTCCTGAACAAGGAGACGCCGAAGTACCTCGGGCGGTAG
- a CDS encoding DNA-3-methyladenine glycosylase I, which yields MSGGAEAAPDGGLRCPWGLSTEDYLTYHDTEWGRPVHGDDALFERLCLEAFQSGLSWLTILRRREGFRSAFAGFKIPAVAEFTDADKERLLADAGIIRNRAKIDATLANAKVLAAWRPGELDELLWSYAPDPAARPAPRTLGDVPAVTTESTALAKDLKKRGLRFVGPTTAYALMQACGLVDDHLADCVARGTAA from the coding sequence ATGAGCGGCGGCGCGGAAGCGGCCCCGGACGGCGGCCTGCGCTGCCCGTGGGGACTCTCCACCGAGGACTACCTCACGTATCACGACACCGAATGGGGCCGCCCCGTCCACGGCGACGACGCCCTGTTCGAACGGCTCTGCCTGGAGGCGTTCCAGTCGGGCCTCTCCTGGCTGACGATCCTGCGCCGCCGGGAGGGCTTCCGCTCCGCCTTCGCCGGGTTCAAGATCCCCGCGGTGGCGGAGTTCACCGACGCCGACAAGGAGCGCCTCCTCGCCGACGCTGGCATCATCCGCAACCGGGCGAAGATCGACGCGACCCTCGCCAACGCCAAGGTGCTGGCCGCCTGGCGGCCCGGCGAGCTGGACGAGCTGCTGTGGTCCTACGCCCCCGACCCGGCCGCCCGCCCGGCCCCGCGCACCCTGGGTGACGTACCCGCGGTGACCACGGAGTCCACGGCGCTGGCCAAGGACCTGAAGAAGCGCGGTCTGCGCTTCGTCGGGCCCACGACGGCCTACGCCCTGATGCAGGCCTGCGGCCTGGTCGACGACCACCTGGCCGACTGCGTGGCACGCGGCACCGCGGCGTAG
- a CDS encoding DUF3117 domain-containing protein, with protein MAAMKPRTGDGPLEVTKEGRGIVMRVPLEGGGRLVVELTPDEADALGDALKKVVG; from the coding sequence ATGGCGGCCATGAAGCCGCGGACGGGCGACGGCCCGCTCGAGGTGACAAAGGAGGGGCGGGGCATCGTCATGCGCGTTCCGCTCGAAGGCGGCGGTCGGCTTGTCGTGGAGCTGACGCCGGACGAGGCCGATGCACTCGGCGATGCCCTCAAGAAGGTCGTCGGCTGA
- a CDS encoding zf-HC2 domain-containing protein, with protein sequence MSSTAPTPAEQHLGDRLAALVDGELKHDTRERVLAHLATCAKCKAEAAAQRRLKSVFAQSAPPSPSEGFLARLQGLPGGPGGDDDDRGRPFGGSGRFADGLFPMIQPSAGRTEPPGSASLGGFGFLPDPHGSAAVLPGGSSRSGFRIHEVGREADRSPWRGRRFAFAAASAVSLAAIALGGALPTTAGGGSPARAGGAGNAVTPLDTASRGESGSSVSRRNGGGQGRATATEAGDRSAVAAAPPSPAPGVTPSAPSTALAPPSTGGFGSSGNVSGNTFAVQVLSNVSAPPLIRPIGTTPLFAHVLGRLAPPPPPVPSVAPSLTSSSVSALPTPDDRGLPLSYRR encoded by the coding sequence GTGAGCAGCACAGCTCCGACCCCTGCGGAACAGCACCTGGGGGACCGGCTCGCCGCGCTTGTCGACGGCGAGCTGAAACACGACACCCGCGAGCGGGTCCTCGCCCACCTCGCGACCTGCGCCAAGTGCAAGGCCGAGGCTGCCGCCCAGAGGCGCCTGAAGAGTGTCTTCGCGCAGTCCGCCCCGCCTTCGCCGTCCGAGGGGTTCCTCGCCCGGCTGCAGGGCCTTCCCGGGGGACCGGGGGGTGACGACGACGACCGGGGGAGACCGTTCGGCGGCTCCGGGCGTTTCGCCGACGGGCTCTTCCCCATGATCCAGCCGTCCGCCGGCCGCACGGAACCGCCGGGCAGTGCGTCGCTCGGGGGGTTCGGCTTTTTGCCGGATCCGCACGGCTCGGCCGCCGTACTGCCGGGCGGCTCCTCCCGTTCCGGCTTCCGTATCCATGAGGTGGGCCGTGAGGCGGACCGGTCGCCGTGGCGCGGCCGGAGGTTCGCCTTCGCAGCCGCCAGCGCCGTGTCGCTGGCGGCCATCGCGCTGGGCGGTGCCCTGCCGACCACTGCGGGCGGCGGCTCCCCGGCCCGCGCCGGAGGCGCCGGAAACGCGGTGACCCCGCTCGACACCGCGTCCCGCGGCGAGAGCGGCAGCTCGGTGAGCCGTCGCAACGGCGGCGGCCAGGGCAGAGCCACCGCGACGGAGGCGGGCGACCGCTCGGCCGTCGCCGCCGCGCCGCCGTCACCCGCGCCGGGGGTCACACCGTCGGCGCCGTCCACGGCTCTCGCGCCGCCCTCCACCGGAGGGTTCGGCTCCAGTGGAAATGTCTCCGGAAACACCTTCGCGGTTCAGGTCCTGTCCAATGTGTCCGCGCCACCGCTGATACGTCCGATCGGCACCACCCCGCTCTTCGCCCATGTGCTCGGGCGACTCGCCCCGCCGCCGCCTCCGGTTCCCTCCGTGGCGCCGTCCTTGACGTCCTCGTCGGTCTCGGCCCTCCCCACCCCCGACGACCGGGGTCTGCCGCTTTCCTACCGGCGCTGA
- a CDS encoding S1C family serine protease: MEDGKSTEPKAKWWSRPTPGGTTRTAPDEPSPPAPEPAAPVPATQPVAPLHEPDQYSTPPYGGPGPWAPAPPVQRPVPTPAHGTPVPPQYTGTNGAGLTPPPPPLVPQQPQPQQPLQPQPLQPQPQPQPPQAQPAQWLQYDPWGAPRQPLTSPGPPLGADGGRRKNRRGSLLVGALLLALVAGGIGGGIGAYIERNGGLTRVELSQTGRNDAGRAPDSVAGIAASALPSVVTLHVSGTTESGTGTGFVLDDSGHILTNNHVVAPAGSSGDITVTFSGGETARAEVVGKDSGYDLAVVKVTGVSGLKPLPLGNSDNVRVGDPVVAIGAPFDLSNTVTSGIISAKDRPITAGGEKGDGSDISYVDALQTDAPINPGNSGGPLVDTEAHVIGINSAIRAADSGSAAEGAQAGSIGLGFAIPINQGKRVAEELINTGKATHPVIGVTLDMEYAGDGARVGAKGAAGKPAVTPGGPGAKAGIKPGDVITEVDGRRVHSGEELIVKIRAHRPGDRLDLGLTRGGKDLSISLTLGSATGT, from the coding sequence ATGGAAGACGGGAAGTCCACGGAGCCGAAGGCGAAGTGGTGGAGCAGGCCCACGCCGGGAGGCACCACCCGCACGGCACCGGACGAGCCGTCCCCGCCCGCACCCGAGCCCGCGGCCCCCGTACCGGCCACGCAGCCCGTGGCACCTCTGCACGAGCCCGATCAGTACAGCACCCCGCCGTACGGCGGACCCGGCCCGTGGGCGCCCGCACCCCCCGTACAGCGACCGGTCCCGACCCCGGCCCACGGCACCCCCGTACCCCCGCAGTACACGGGGACGAACGGCGCAGGCCTGACACCCCCGCCCCCGCCCCTCGTGCCACAGCAGCCACAACCACAGCAGCCGCTCCAGCCCCAGCCGCTCCAGCCACAACCCCAGCCTCAGCCCCCGCAGGCCCAGCCGGCGCAGTGGCTCCAGTACGATCCCTGGGGTGCGCCCCGGCAGCCGCTGACCAGCCCCGGCCCGCCGCTCGGCGCCGACGGCGGCCGCAGGAAGAACCGCCGCGGCTCCCTCCTCGTCGGCGCGCTGCTGCTCGCCCTGGTGGCGGGCGGCATCGGCGGCGGCATCGGGGCGTACATCGAGCGCAACGGCGGCCTCACCCGGGTCGAGCTTTCGCAGACCGGGCGGAACGACGCCGGCCGCGCCCCCGACAGCGTCGCGGGCATCGCCGCCAGCGCCCTACCCAGCGTGGTCACGCTGCACGTCAGCGGCACCACCGAATCCGGCACCGGCACCGGCTTCGTGCTCGACGACTCCGGCCACATCCTCACCAACAACCATGTCGTCGCCCCGGCCGGGTCCTCCGGCGACATCACCGTGACGTTCAGCGGCGGCGAGACCGCGCGCGCCGAGGTCGTCGGCAAGGACAGCGGCTACGACCTCGCCGTGGTCAAGGTCACCGGCGTCTCCGGCCTCAAGCCGCTGCCGCTGGGCAACTCCGACAATGTGCGGGTCGGCGACCCCGTGGTGGCCATCGGCGCACCCTTCGACCTGTCCAACACCGTGACCTCCGGCATCATCAGCGCCAAGGACCGGCCGATCACCGCGGGCGGCGAGAAGGGTGACGGCAGCGACATCAGCTATGTCGACGCGCTGCAGACCGACGCCCCGATCAACCCGGGCAACTCCGGCGGCCCGCTCGTCGACACCGAGGCCCATGTCATAGGCATCAACAGCGCCATCCGGGCCGCCGACAGCGGTTCGGCCGCCGAGGGCGCCCAGGCGGGCTCCATCGGCCTCGGCTTCGCCATCCCGATCAACCAGGGCAAGCGGGTCGCCGAGGAGCTGATCAACACCGGGAAGGCCACCCACCCGGTGATCGGCGTCACCCTGGACATGGAGTACGCCGGGGACGGCGCCAGGGTCGGCGCGAAGGGTGCGGCCGGCAAGCCCGCGGTGACGCCCGGCGGGCCGGGCGCCAAGGCCGGGATCAAGCCGGGCGACGTCATCACCGAGGTCGACGGCCGGCGGGTGCACAGCGGTGAGGAGCTGATCGTGAAGATCCGCGCACACCGGCCCGGAGACCGTCTGGACCTCGGTCTGACCCGCGGTGGTAAAGACCTGTCCATCTCTTTGACGCTCGGTTCGGCAACCGGCACGTGA
- a CDS encoding sec-independent translocase produces MFNDIGALELVTLAILGVLIFGPDKLPKVIQDASRFIRKIREFSESAKEDIRTELGPEFKDFEFEDLNPKTYLRKQLMDGNDDLGLKEIRESFDLRKDLAEVTDAVNGRESAAVESAESRSGVSSGSAAIAASGSAGTPDLLKKRAQPAKDDRPPFDADAT; encoded by the coding sequence GTGTTCAATGACATAGGCGCACTTGAGCTGGTGACGCTCGCGATCCTGGGTGTGCTGATCTTCGGCCCGGACAAGCTGCCCAAGGTTATCCAGGACGCCTCGCGCTTCATCCGCAAGATCCGTGAGTTCTCGGAGAGCGCCAAGGAGGACATCCGTACGGAGCTGGGCCCGGAGTTCAAGGACTTCGAGTTCGAGGACCTCAACCCCAAGACGTATCTCCGCAAGCAGCTCATGGACGGCAATGACGACCTGGGGCTGAAGGAGATCCGCGAGAGCTTCGACCTGCGCAAGGACCTGGCCGAGGTCACCGACGCGGTGAACGGCCGGGAGAGCGCGGCCGTGGAGTCCGCGGAGTCCCGCAGCGGCGTGTCCAGCGGCTCGGCGGCCATCGCGGCCAGTGGCTCCGCAGGCACTCCGGACCTGCTCAAGAAGCGTGCACAGCCCGCGAAGGACGACCGTCCGCCGTTTGACGCAGACGCCACCTGA